In Cataglyphis hispanica isolate Lineage 1 chromosome 19, ULB_Chis1_1.0, whole genome shotgun sequence, the genomic window ccttaaaatagcaaaatttttaataaattttatggaaatttttttccctctctctcgaGCGCTAAATGTGTGATTAATAACACAATGCGGTGTATCGATGTAATCTAAACATGTCTGCGTGTATCTGCAGTTTTAGGCATCGCATCCTTACAGGGTGCTCGACGCCAAATTGGTATCCTCGTGTTTGAGCTGGCCGTCGAGGGCGAGCCCCCATTTATCTTTGTTGTTGGCCAGGAGGGGTGTTAAAGTGAACACCTTGCTGAGCGTGAAACCCGGGCCCACTGGGCATCCCTCTCTGACATTTGAACACACAACCAGCATGAGTGTCAGTGCGCGTCACGTGCGGATCGAAATTGCGAAATTAATATCGCGTTAGCGTAAAGATCGtcgacaaaatatttaattctatctaatttcttattaatatctagcttaataataagttatatttatttttcataatatatataaatacatttataggTATGTTttctaaaagtaaatttaaatatcatctatattaaaaaatttatagaaattgtctaatattaattctaattgatATCTAGAATggtaatcataattttatgatttcctGCCTTTGGGCCAAAAAAAGTCACAAGATTTTGTGCGGAATTTACGCCTAATCAAAATGAaacagtaaataaataaataaacgaaattaaaattattttaatcttgtaaTACATACGCGCGATAGAACGATGTGTCAGTTTGTGCATTACACTGCGATACAAATTACAATTACGAGAGACGAGAATAGAGCAAGGACTTGACAATCTTCAGTGTCtaaggaatatatatagagtgtgAAACACTTATGTGTACTAatagaagagaaatttattttaagaaattataaaaaatgtcaagaaaatattttttctaatatagaaaagaagttaaaataaaaatatatatatcttaaaataaaagaaagagggaCGAGGACGGAGATAGAGAATAAAAGTGCATGTGTGAGGAGAGGGAGTTTTGCTAAGGAAATGAAACCACCACCGATCGAGATCTATACGTGATTACAGGCCACCACGTTAAAAATCCCCAGCACAAAGTCACTAAGAATACTGCCattccatttttcatttattttgcattaataagaaaaagaaaaaataaaagatagcaAGAAAGAGAGGCTGAAAATGGTcttgtctttttaattttacttcttATCATTCTTAATATCTCACGCTAAAAACAGGATTAAACAAAGTGACTGACTTTTCGAATAAAGAGAatgcgattaaataaataactgctatttctctttttgtttttgattttatttattcttccaAATAttctaatgaaatttatagaatttatttgagatataaacaaataatttacgtGTCTaaagctatattttattatacttttattagtttataaaatataataactttttttataaaatttaaaatatttatcaagaattaatttaattcttaactttaatttaactttcaaTTCAACTTTTTACTGTCATTCTCGAACGTCATTAAAgaattagtattttataaatttctgtcTTTTCTAATAAACTTTACAAagctattttaaaaagatttgctAGAGCACGTGGTCGCTACGTCTCATTTTTATGGAACTCGAGCACGACGAATTCCTATAAAGTCCGTACGTTCGTCATGAGATATCGTCGTGATTATAGTCGCATTACAGAGAAACGACGCGAGCTTGCATTTGGCCGCTTTCCAGCCTCCCcgttatctttatttttctcccCCTTAGTATCCGGCAGAAAAAAGGTGAAAGAGTAATGAGGGAAACAGCGAGCTCTTAATCTCGCACTCACATTGTACTAGACGCGAGATTGGTGTCCTCGTGTTTAAGTTGACCGTCTAGAGCTAGGCCTCGCTTGTCTTTGTTCTCGGCAAGCGTTGGCCTTAGAGAAAACACCTTGCTCAGAGTGAATCCTGGCGAAACCCCTATACTGCCAGtgcaataatcttattttcctGCTCGTTAAAATCCTGCTTCTTTTTTCGCATGTTATCGCGCACGTCACGCAATGTATAAATCgctaaaattttatcgcagcTCGAGTTGATTGCTCGAGAAATGAGGTCTTTTAGCGTCTCTAAATCGGCGACGTTTTGACGTAATCGTAAATAATCAACGTTAAATTAATTGCCTGAATCATTAATGGTCTGAGAAATTAAtcgcttaataaataaaaaaatttcgaccTACTACaactatttttatcgtaattgAAAAAGCgatttcctaaaataaaacaacttCCGCAAAAGTATCTgtctgttttataaattaatttttatttaaaaatacgaaagaaatttatctgtgtctttagaaaaatttcatttaattcctagaaataataaagaatttaaaataaatttaatttctttaatttctctcgCCAAAGTACTATATCGTAGTCTCTCAGTAAGGGATGGGAAAAATAATCAACTGGAGAATACTCACTCGCTCTCGGCCTCGGCGACGGTGCACTTATATTGCGCCGTGGAGAACAGGCAGATGTCCGCAAATTGCCTAACCGacacttttatctttttcacagTCCGGTTGCTATTGTTCGCTATGTGCACGTTCACAGCTATGTTCTCGCCGTGATGATAAAGCTCCTTGTCGAGGGAGGCCTCCAGGTGCAATTTGTTCGGGGACATCATAAACTCTTTGCTCACCTCCACCGAAGGCTGCTCGCCCTGTTTCGATGGCGCATACATGATCTTCCTGATCGCCAGCCTCACGCAGCTCCTGCaagttaaatcaattaattgatgaaagcagtaattaaattaattgtcgctttaattattaatcgtcATAAACGAAAGTATttcttatgtaatataaaaaaatatcccgaATCAagaatgtgtataaaatatattttattttaaataaagattgcttttatttcattttcaaaaaaaaaaaaaaaaaaaaatttattaaaaaattttaaataacaatttctttaactttaaacaagaagattttttttaaaattaattcgtaCCTTTTATGCGGTTTGTCATCTTGCGTCTCACCTACGAATGCTTTCAACTCATAGTCGACACCGCAGGGTTTGCCGGTGTCGCCCGGGGCCGGTTGTAGGGTGACCGAGGCTGGGCAGTGAGGCGGTAATTCGAAGTAAAAGGGATACGCATTGCTGCCCAATTTCTTTATCAACCTCTCCTGCAATCGCGTCAGCTCTCTGGGGGGCTGAGATCCTTGTACCACCGGATAGATCTGTTCGGCCGCGAGATAGAGATCCTTGCGAAAGGTCAATCCGAGGACATCGAGATCCTCCCTGCCGTACTTGAAGGCCGCGAGGACGTGACCGAACACCTTTCGCTCTTTTATGTAGTCGGGATCGATCAGGACGACTCCATCTATAATCGTGAAAATCGTCTCTCTTATCGCGAGATTCGAAGAAAAAGATGCCACGCAATTACACATATGCAAtagttattttaagaaaatatatacatcccGAGTGTATACGTCATTTCTGCGTGAGAGGATGCGCGCGTAAATTGTTTATGATGGATACTTGCCGATTGGATCAACATGCGTAATGTGATCGACGAAGTCCCTCTTGCCGAGATAGACCGTGATCTTGCCATTGAGGCTGGATTTTTTGAAGACACGAGTGGCCTGTCGTTTGTTGACACTATCTATAGTGTCCATCGCGTTGCTTTTCGGGCTAACGCTGGCTCCTAACTCATTTGAGTCCTCAGTATCCGAGAAGTCCGACTCCGAGCTCTCCCACTGCGAGATTAAATGGCGATAAGGccatttgttaataattatatatagaatcatatttacaaattatatcgtACTATAGAATCatagaatatatcttttttccttttttgatagtctttactattaaaatattcttttctatatttaccTCTATTATATTCTCTCCTAATCCTTTCATTTtgatgcaaatatttgcatttattttaatcaattaatttaataaaaaagaccatgtgtcattaatatttatgtgtcattaatatttatgaatactaCTAAAATCTAAATCTATCGCCGAATTATTTGGTTTAATATctctcatattatttttataacacgcAAAACTTTCTCTTCGCTCTTTCTGTCAGATATTTGTCCCCAAAAATTCtgcaaataattgattttgtaaaaaaacaatgacATGATctgttatctctttttaaaaaattttccctCGTATTTGCGTCGTTGCATTTCAGGAAATGTTGCTTCTTTATGTAGgtatttacaatttctttagattatttttattattttttttttcactgtcACAGTAATAAATCGTTTGCACTAGatctttttttcagaattatattcaaaatgcgATCGCGGTGAAAGATGTCGGAACGCTTCGGGGCAACGCCGAGCTTGCACTAAACTACTCCGGCAAATGGATGTCAATTTCAATCGGCGCtcaaataatacttaatacGATAATGCCGGCATAATAATTCGTACTCGCGGGGTTTTACACGCCGCGTGCCGCCATCGGTTACAGATGCCCGAATGACGAATGTAACGCGAGATATAATACGAGACGAGATGGATTCTATATCGTGTGTCGTGCAAATCTCGATTGGTacgttcaaatttttatagaatctaattaaaatttgaacaggaattttcttcttctcgttATATTATTgcggattttaatttttcagataacAAAGTTAAGCTAACACAGTTCCTTTTCTCATTATAGCAAAATTTACTTTGaattaatcaaaacataaaattgtGTAACCAATTTCTGTATTCACCCGTACTTAACAGTCTCTCCATTAAATCGCTGATTAAATTACACTTGAACAAAAATCGATACTAACTTTGTTAAGGAAAAAATGatcaatttcaaaagaaaaatatcccTGCTATTTCAATCAATCTAGCTATTACCATTGcgccatttaatttatttttctcttatagaaaaaaaatatctt contains:
- the LOC126856521 gene encoding beta-arrestin-1 isoform X3; this encodes MDTIDSVNKRQATRVFKKSSLNGKITVYLGKRDFVDHITHVDPIDGVVLIDPDYIKERKVFGHVLAAFKYGREDLDVLGLTFRKDLYLAAEQIYPVVQGSQPPRELTRLQERLIKKLGSNAYPFYFELPPHCPASVTLQPAPGDTGKPCGVDYELKAFVGETQDDKPHKRSCVRLAIRKIMYAPSKQGEQPSVEVSKEFMMSPNKLHLEASLDKELYHHGENIAVNVHIANNSNRTVKKIKVSVRQFADICLFSTAQYKCTVAEAESEEGCPVGPGFTLSKVFTLTPLLANNKDKWGLALDGQLKHEDTNLASSTLVVDPSQRENLGIIVQYKVKVKLCLGALGGELVAELPFILMHPKPEEEEPMPSTARPSPTHKTDSGEVPLDTNLIQLDTEADGDDDIIFEDFARLRLKGEMEA
- the LOC126856521 gene encoding beta-arrestin-1 isoform X1 — translated: MKGLGENIIEWESSESDFSDTEDSNELGASVSPKSNAMDTIDSVNKRQATRVFKKSSLNGKITVYLGKRDFVDHITHVDPIDGVVLIDPDYIKERKVFGHVLAAFKYGREDLDVLGLTFRKDLYLAAEQIYPVVQGSQPPRELTRLQERLIKKLGSNAYPFYFELPPHCPASVTLQPAPGDTGKPCGVDYELKAFVGETQDDKPHKRSCVRLAIRKIMYAPSKQGEQPSVEVSKEFMMSPNKLHLEASLDKELYHHGENIAVNVHIANNSNRTVKKIKVSVRQFADICLFSTAQYKCTVAEAESEEGCPVGPGFTLSKVFTLTPLLANNKDKWGLALDGQLKHEDTNLASSTLVVDPSQRENLGIIVQYKVKVKLCLGALGGELVAELPFILMHPKPEEEEPMPSTARPSPTHKTDSGEVPLDTNLIQLDTEADGDDDIIFEDFARLRLKGEMEA
- the LOC126856521 gene encoding beta-arrestin-2 isoform X2, which encodes MKGLGENIIEWESSESDFSDTEDSNELGASVSPKSNAMDTIDSVNKRQATRVFKKSSLNGKITVYLGKRDFVDHITHVDPIDGVVLIDPDYIKERKVFGHVLAAFKYGREDLDVLGLTFRKDLYLAAEQIYPVVQGSQPPRELTRLQERLIKKLGSNAYPFYFELPPHCPASVTLQPAPGDTGKPCGVDYELKAFVGETQDDKPHKRSCVRLAIRKIMYAPSKQGEQPSVEVSKEFMMSPNKLHLEASLDKELYHHGENIAVNVHIANNSNRTVKKIKVSVRQFADICLFSTAQYKCTVAEAESDIGVSPGFTLSKVFSLRPTLAENKDKRGLALDGQLKHEDTNLASSTIVVDPSQRENLGIIVQYKVKVKLCLGALGGELVAELPFILMHPKPEEEEPMPSTARPSPTHKTDSGEVPLDTNLIQLDTEADGDDDIIFEDFARLRLKGEMEA